The sequence TCCTGTACAGTAATTTCCATGCCCCTTAGTTTAGGGGGGCAAAGGTAGATGTGTTTTTGCATCTATACAACACTACCATATTAAACTGTGAAACATGGTATATGTGCTGGGAGTATACAATAGACTACTCAAGAATAAGATCTGATCAGCTTAAAATTCTGAAGAGATCGAGCCTTGAAAAAATTTCCAAACAGAAATCCGATTGTTGTTGTTCGAGGGGACTTTGGTGAGAGATACGAGTCGTGTTTGACCTGCAGGACTGTGTCGCCGATCTCTCTGCGAATGGAATCGATAATCTTGGGATCAACCGGGTTTCCAGTCACATCTGTGACATAGAAAGTGTCATTTGCCTTTCCATCCTGTGTAGATATTTCTGCTCTTCTAATACATAAACTGTTCTCTCGGAATATTCTTGTGATATCCGATAGAAGTCCGACACGATCTTCTGTGCACAACTCCAGCTCCATACCCTGTATATGAACATTTTAGCACACAACTGAATAATAGTAGTAGTGACAATTACAGCTTTCAAATGTGTCCTTGCTATACCTCGGACGCCCGCCTTTCGATGGCTGCTTCAAGACACTGTACAAGTCTGTCTCGCTCAGCCTCTGAGCTTATGGGGAAACCATCAACATGCCGAATATAAAACTCCTGGATAAAGTGAGGAAAATGTTCCATCAGAGAAAATTTATGCTTGAAGAAAGGTGAATTAAAGATGTGCGAGTCAAGCCGATGGAATGGCCAAATGAAACTCATGTTCATAATGATTCATGATTGACACATTGTTAGACTTTTGAATCATACAGAATCCAAACACAACAACAACAGCTAACCCTTATCCCACTAGGTGGGGTTAGCACATGGATTAAATGACTCTAGTGTCCTATCATAGATCATCTCCATGTTTTAACTCTAGTAAATTCAAATAATGTATTCAAACTATTTATTGCCAAGAAATGAAGGTTAGTTTCAACACCAAAACTAATTCAGCATTCCAATCTATAAAAGTGAACTATCATTTCTAAAAGGCAAAGTGGCAAACAGAAAGTTGGCTAACCTGATACGCTTCTGTCCTTGCCGTTTGGACTACACCATGATAAACTACATACTGCATATCTGTCAACGTGCAAATAATATCAAACAACAATTTTGGTCGATCTTTTGCTCTCATGGTAACCACAGTGTAATCTTTCTCAATGCAATCAACCACGGTCACATTAGGTAATCGACTTCTATCCCTATCCCTATCTCTATATCTTCCCTGTCCTGCTCTTTCAACCCTGTCATAGTCCCGGTCAGCAAACATAATCTGATGTAATCTTCTGCCCCTATTTGTAACTCCAGGAGGTGAAAGTGTTGTTTTTGCTGTCTTTGGATCATCGCTCCCCCTAAGAACATTACAAAGCAAATCCCTTATTCTAGAGAGGCAGACTGGATCTTTGATGGCATGTCCACTTGAATCATCTGTCACGTTAACTACAGCAGCAGCCCTTGTATTATGTGTCCATATCTCAGCATTCACCACATTACAGTGAAGGTCCGCAAGAACAGCACAGACTTCAGACAGTAAACCAGGCCTGTCTGTACCAGTAAGTTCAATTGAGGTGTATTCTTCAGTAGGTACAACCCCAACAGACTCTCTGAATGAGGGTGCAAAACTTGGATTATTTTCAAGTCTCTACAAAATCAGGGTtaaaaaacaacaaatcaaatactTCAATCTTGTTGAATAGTATATCCTAATAGGATCATATATTATTCATAAAAATTTATCATGCCTATATTCAGAGATCAGTTAAGAAACTTTGAAAATTTGGGTGAGAATATCTTGGGGAGCTAAATCAGGCATCCCAAATAATATAATAATGTTTATAAATTAAAATGTCAAAATTTCACAAATGTTCAGAACTCTAGATGGCATTAACGTGTTAACAAAAATCTAATATCTATCCAAAGTGATGGGATCCAGAAAGTTATTATTACAATGTTTGGAGGGATAAGGGAATCAATCTGAATCACAATGAATATAGAAAATAGCAACAAATATGGTAAATTAGTTTCATAGCCAGCTCATGCATTCAGCAGCAAAGTATGATGATTCAAAACAATCAGGAACCCAGAAAAATGACCCTTCCATAGACACAAAGAATAAGAAACTAGAATGAAATTGTcttcaagaaaaataaaataaaataaaaaacaatcacACTAGGTGTACACAAAAAATTAGACAACAAATCAGCCACTGTATAAAATTCAGGTTAAAAAACAGATACACATTGAAaacaacacatgtatttataaaatatatgttggcTATTTTTTGGTGTGCACCTAGCGTTTTTGAATAACAAACCACATGAACTCCTACCCTCTGAATGTAATCAATAACTTCCTTATCTCTGATCTTGTTTCCATTATGATCAATAACATTAAACACTGAAAAAGGatcaaattaaaacaagaatcaGAAGTAAAGTTAATAATaactaacaacaataataataataaataatgataataaattaataatacttTCCACCCCATCAGAGGAGATATAGGCCTTTGTTATTACAAGGTTCATATCTGAAAGAACTTGGACTACATCCAGAAGAATCCCATGTTTGTTGACACTGTCAAcctacaaaaaaaattcaatagtAAGAAAGTAGATGGCTGAAAAATTAAACAATTTTTTAGTAAAATGCGATAAATTATTATTCTAAAACATCCaaacattaaaaatttgaaataacaataataataaataaccgACATAACAGAATCTTTCCTGTTATCAATTCAATTTTGGCGAAACCCTAAAGAGATGGTATAGCACAAGTTTACCTGAATAACAGTGGCATCTTCACAAGCATTGTTGTCAATCACAACCCTGCAGAAGCAATTAGATTCATGATTTGATACATGTTGATAACGATCCTCAGAAcaaattacataaaaatattcAGAGACAGTAGCAATAAATCAAAATCGACTATGCTAAAATTATGATTAAGGAAAATTTGAAAGGTTCatgaaaaaacaaaacaaaacaaaattatgaTTAATGAAGGGGAAGATCTGGCCGAACAGTGGGAAAATTGAACACAGCGAAGACGAAGAAAGAACTTTGATTTTCTAATACAAGTTTCAAAAAACGAAAATAGATAATTTggaaataaaaggaaaattgaggtgattccaaaatTGGTAGTAGTGTGTGTATTTTGATGAAAGAAGCAAAAGCCCAGGTATTTGAGTAATAGATGAAGGAAAGTACTAAACTGTCCCCATAATAATAAGAAACTGAGGAAGTTACCTTGGTGGGTTCATCCTCCTTATAAGCTTAGCATATTCATCATCCATATTGTGTGTGTATATGTTGGAAGCAGAAGCAGCAGCTGTGTAAGCAAAGACCTTGTTATTAGTAATTAATTAAGGAGGAAGGTGCTTTTACATGAACTCCTCCAAGAAGAAAGGAGAacgagagagtgagagagaaagaGTGGAACTGCAAAGTGAGAGATTTCCTTTTTTAAACAGAGGAATGGGGAGCAGGGGAGGGTACAGTGTTTTGTTGTGTGAGTCACTGAGTGCGTGAGCGTGTGAAGTGTGCAAGGAAGAATTAGGAGTTTAGGAGGACTAAGGagatggaaaaagaaaaagaaaaagaaaaagaaaaaaattagaattgcggGTTTTTTGGATTCTAGGAAGACGTAACTGTTCGGGATTGGCGGTGAGAGCGGTTACGTGGTTCGATAGATTGGCGGCAAATCCGTACAAATGGAAGGCGACCGGGGGTATTATCTAGAATCCAATTTGGAATGCTGACGGGGGATGACGTTATACTGTTGTACTGCCAGGTCAGggctttttctttatttaaataaaaaaaaatcattattaaaataaaaatacataaacttaTTCATTTATGCATTTAATATTATTTTCCCAATTAgtgactgaaaaaaaaaaaagatttgtgcAGTTTTGATAGTTGGGTCAACAAAAAcagattatttttaattttagattattaagactaatttttttaaaaaacttaaaTTATGTGTTATATATCCTAAGGTGGttcatttttttagttattgTAAAAGATTTGGTGCCTCAATATTGGAAGTAAGGGTGTTTTGTAAAATTGTGACGGCAATACAATTCGTAGAGGGCGAATTGTCATGGGTAGATTCTGTCTGACACAGTCATGAAAACAATATGTAAAGGGCGAAttgtatttttataatatttatacaACAAAAAGCAGAACACATATTGTGTTATTTAATATTAAAGGGACAATACACAGTCTACATATTGTCAATGTACAAGCTGCGTATTGTCAATCCACAGACTGCGAATTGCAAAGACACAAACTGCGTATTATGAATTCGCAAATTGTATTATTTTTtcgtaaataaaaaattataattgaaataCTATAAAAGGAGGAACGGTATTACGTTGATTAAGTGTGGGagtgttttatttttttgagaATGTAAGAGTAAAAAATGGAAAGAGGTATTAGTTTGAAAATGTATTATAATTGTCAAATCTTTCCCCAAACATCTGAGGGTGTGAGTTTTGTTTGTGAGAATCCACGTGATATTGTTATTCCTTTTGCAATAACATATGAGGAATTTAAGAGTATACTTTGTCAATGTGGTGATAATCAAGTATTAAAGAGAGtcgtaaatattttttatagacaACCTGTTTTAGTGTTCGATAGTTTCGTTCAGTTTCAAATAATGCATGTGGTTGACGAAGGAAGTATGCAAGGGATGTTTTCGATCTACCAACAAACACGGGTACAAGTGTCTGTTCTCGaattgtatgttgagtttgaagaatTAGTTGAGGTTGATTTACCGGAGGCTAACATCGACTGGGCAGTTTATAACAGTGAAAGCGAAGAGGAATTTGAGGGCACTTACCATATTGTTTGTCCAACTGAAGAAGTGGGTGAATATGATATAATAGTTGAGTCTAACGTAGCAGATGTGGCAAATGCACTGGCGAGCCAATATCCATCTAGAGAGCATTCTTTCATGCACGCCTTGGATGTATAGACGCTATGAATGCACCAGAATTTCTTGAATATATCAATTCAAGTAAGCAATNNNNNNNNNNNNNNNNNNNNNNNNNNNNNNNNNNNNNNNNNNNNNNNNNNNNNNNNNNNNNNNNNNNNNNNNNNattattattattattattattattattattattattattattattattattgaattgtAAAATAATAGTTAGAATTATTTCTTGTTATTGCTGTAGATCCTGTTGTTGTTTCGGACGATGAATTTGTTGTTGGTATGaaatttagttttagagagaCTGTTATTGCAGCAATTAAAGATTATACCATTCGTAGGAGAGTGGATTACCGGGTGTGTGAATCTGAGCCAACCACTTTTTATGTTAAGTGTGTACAATACAGAACAAGTTGCGATTGGCTTATTAGGGCTAGTCTTATTAAGAGAAAGTTTTGTTGGGTTATAAGGCGATACAATGGTAGTCACACATGCATTGGAACTAGAATTTCTCAAGATCATGCCAAGTTAAATTAAGACATGATTGCAGAGGTGATAAAGCCATTGGTTGAAACTGATCCATCTTTGAAAGTGAAATATGTGATTGCTGAAGTGCAGTCAAAATTCAATTATACGACAAGTTACCGCAAAGCATGGCTCGTGAAGCAAAAGGCAATGCGAACCTTTTTGGTGGTTGGGAAGCTTCTTACGAATCTTTGCCGTCGTGGTTTGAAGCAATGGTATAAAAAGATCCATCAGCAATAGTCGAGATTGAAACTGCACCAGCATACCAAGGGGATGAGGTAGTCCAGGATGTAAGAATACTGACGCGGGTATTTTGGAACTTTTATCCTTGCATCAGAGCATTTAGGAGCTGCAAGCCAATCGTACAGGTAGATGGGACACATCTGTACGGAAAATATAAAGGAGCTCTATTAGTTGCAGTTTCTCAGGATGGCAATGGCAATATTGTGCCTCTTACATTTGCCGTTGTTGAGGGTGAGATTTCTGATGCATAGCACTTCTTTCTTACTCATTTGCGTATACATGTGGTGACTCGAGATGGTGTTGGGCTTATCTCTGATCGTCACGACTCTATTACCTCAGCAATAGCTCGTAGTAATGGATCATGAGAACCTCTAAGAACTATCCAAATGTTTTGTGTTAGGCACATAGCATCTAACTTTTTGAAGAATTTCAAGGCACCGtataataaaacaaaacaaacatataaaCATAACCACAAAACAATgcacaataataataaaactaataaatgTAATAAAAAAAACTTACCCCATATGCAGGTTAACTGCCTAATATGTGAGATGGTCCACTTTTTGTAGCTATGAAATTGCGAGCTCCAAGCAATCCAGCTGAAATAAAATGAAACTATATTATACTAATCCGATATATTTAAATCATATATTTGAACAATGCATACTAAATAATTCATAGTAATATGTTATATTAAGATTAGTAACTTTACCTGTACGCAAGCGGAAAGCTTGGTTGCGATCGCACAGGTGCTAGGAACGGTAACCGTTCCCAAGCCCATACACAAAGCAGCGCCAATGGACCATCCACATCTTTACAATTATAACGTGATGTCCAACATAATATCCTATACAAATGTGCCAGGCAAGCGAAACCCCAACTAAAGTCCCTAATCTCAGCAAAATTACGGAGCAGAGGCAAGAACTTCCAGTGAATTGTCATTCCAGACTTGTCACAAAATAAATTTGTGCCGAACAACAATAATATATGAATCTTTACGTACATTTGTCTGCCCAAGGCGGTATCTAACTACATGCGCCGCTTTAGGGTGCGGAGCCATGCAAGTTTGACACTACTTCCTTTGTGATCAACTGCAGTAGGTACTGTCGCAAATTGTATTATGAATTCATTTTCGAGGCTACTACTACTGCTATCTGTAAATCCTGACACCGGTAAACCATCCGTAGGGAGTCCAAAAATCATTGCAACATCTTCCAAAGTAATCGTGCATTCACCGTGTAGAAGGTGGAATGTGTGAGTTTTCGGGCGCCACCGCTCAATCAAGGCATTGATAAAGTGCATTGTGCAAAGTAAGTTTTCCTAGTATCTGAGATATGTGATAAAATCTACTATCTTGTAACTCGATTTCAACTCGGGGATCATACACATCTTGGTGGAGATATCTTGATCCCAAATctcttgaattttgaaacaaaatgAGAAATATAATGAGtatcaaaaacaacaacaacaacaacaataagaacaataataataataaatgaacaAAGATAAACAATAATTACATATGGTGGACGATCCAGATATTCAACAATATGATTTTCAGGACGCGTAATGTCATTAACCATATTCTGCGTTTATTTTTTcctgaaaaaaatatattatataaacTTTATTACTATTATCACATTATCTctattttagattaaaaaaaatacacaattaATCTACTAactatattaataatattaaaataacttgTTAATTTTTGAAGAAACAAAAAGCTTGGTAAATGAAGACGAAAGTCTGTGCAGGAGAAATTATGAAAGGATGGAACTAAAGAAGCATTAAAGAGTAGAAAGAAAGGAATATGTGAAACTGTGGTTGTGTCTCTGAAAATGATAATGTATGCAAATTGGAGAAGCTTGCGCAGATTAGAGACAGTAAAACCATCACCTTTTTTACGGGCTTGCAGGGGTTTAACGCGTGTCGACCATGCACGCAATACGGATTGTATTGTAGGAGAATATGCACTTTGCGTATTGTGCTTCCTAAAGAACACGCCCCCAGACCCCGTTAAACACCATTTTTTTCTAATATCTTCGTAAATCTCACTTTTTTTTCAtcaataatgaaataaaaaatccTCCTGAGGTGGCTCTATATACAATATTGGCAGTATTTTgtctttttataattaaaattttttttattcttttataatgaaaagatatttttgttttataaaacatcaataatattttaggttaattttttttgtattggaTTGAAGGAGTGTGTTATATATAGTTATAGAGAATTGGTGTATTTTTTATGgatatgaaaataatttttttaattagaaatTATAAATCGGAGGCTTAAATTTGGGTGAGAATAAAAAACTTAGAAAAAGTACAGGGAAATGATGAGAGTAGTAAATAAGGTGAACAATAGagctaaaaaagaaaaataaaattaaaatcataaatcagataattaattaattaattattaataatttcaaattttcaaatttaaaagataaaagataaaaattaaaccAAATCACAAACAGTGCAGTTACACCCAATATCACGCTAACCTCCCTTCTTCATTCATGAACTCCGGATTGCAAAATAACTCAGCCACTGCTTCACTTCCCCGTTCTCCGGTCTGACACTGACGAGACTCTAGCCACTGCCGCTTAGCCTTCAGTCGACGCCGTCCAGCCTCTCCGCAGACGTCCGATCGCACCGTACTAGCCCGGTCAACCTCCTTTGCGCTGCCCACTCGCTACCGGCTATGGGGCCTCCCCCACAGCCCACTGCGTTCACCGTCCCAGCATCACCATCCGCGACAGATCCGATCAACTTACATGGACGTACGCGGCTAAGGGAGCTTGATCATGGTTGTTTATTCTATTCATTCATCTCCTTCTTTTTCTACTTTAATGGCCAGtttaggatggtcattttagtagaTATGCatgatggttattttaattcttatatgaatgattattttaattggattgagtttagttgtatataattaaaatatgttgaatattcaattcattaggtatgcatatgattatttttatccttaagtagATAGTTATTTTTACTAGGGGTGAGCGACGCCGGTGGCAGCATGTGGCAAGCCAAGGAACGACGGTAAAgtgggatgattattgatgaaggtggtGTGGCAGCCGGTTAAAAAAAGAAGAGGGGGNNNNNNNNNNNNNNNNNNNNNNNNNNNNNNNNNNNNNNNNNNNNNNNNNNNNNNNNNNNNNNNNNNNNNNNNNNNNNNNNNNNNNNNNNNNNNNNNNNNNNNNNNNNNNNNNNNNNNNNNNNNNNNNNNNNNNNNNNNNNNNNNNNNNNNNNNNNNNNNNNNNNNNNNNNNNNNNNNNNNNNNNNNNNNNNNNNNNNNNNNNNNNNNNNNNNNNNNNNNNNNNNNNNNNNNNNNNNNNNNNNNNNNNNNNNNNNNNNNNNNNNNNNNNNNNNNNNNNNNNNNNNNNNNNNNNNNNNNNNNNNNNNNNNNNNNNNNNNNNNNNNNNNNNNNNNNNNNNNNNNNNNNNNNNNNNNNNNNNNNNNNNNNNNNNNNNNNNNNNNNNNNNNNNNNNNNNNNNNNNNNNNNNNNNNNNNNNNNNNNNNNNNNNNNNNNNNNNNNNNNNNNNNNNNNNNNNNNNNNNNNNNNNNNNNNNNNNNNNNNNNNNNNNNNNNNNNNNNNNNNNNNNNNNNNNNNNNNNNNNNNNNNNNNNNNNNNNNNNNNNNNNNNNNNNNNNNNNNNNNNNNNNNNNNNNNNNNNNNNNNNNNNNNNNNNNNNNNNNNNNNNNNNNNNNNNNNNNNNNNNNNNNNNNNNNNNNNNNNNNNNNNNNNNNNNNNNNNNNNNNNNNNNNNNNNNNNNNNNNNNNNNNNNNNNNNNNNNNNNNNNNNNNNNNNNNNNNNNNNNNNNNNNNNNNNNNNNNNNNNNNNNNNNNNNNNNNNNNNNNNNNNNNNNNNNNNNNNNNNACCAGTCTCGGACAGTCTCTTTCGCTCTGCCCACCCGCCGTTGCCCAGCTTCTCCGCGAGCGTTTGATCGCGTCGCACCAGCTCCTGATAGCCTCTTTTGCACAGCCCACTGCGTTCACCGTCCCAGCGTCACCATCCTCGACAAATCCGATCAACATACAGGGACGTACGCGGCTAAGGGAGCTTGATCATGGTTGTTTATTCTATTCATTCATCTCCTTCTTTTTCTACTTTAATGGCCAGtttaggatggtcattttagtagaTATGCatgatggttattttaattcttatatgaatgattattttaattggattgagtttagttgtatataattaaaatatgttgaatattcaattcattaggtatgcatatgattatttttatccttaagtagATAGTTATTTTTACTAGGGGTGAGCGACGCCGGTGGCAGCATGTGGCAAGCCAAGGAACGACGGTAAAgtgggatgattattgatgaaggtggtGTGGCAGCCGGTTAAAAAAAGAAGAGGGTGTTACCATGTTGGAGTGAAATACTTTGGTAAATTAGGGTTTGAgatgattatttttttaataattaagtgaatttttttatttagataatttgttgaatgttttttattttttatatgtatatattgggTTAAATCTGCAACCAATTATTCATATTGTTTAGATACTCCATTATCTTAAAAACTGGTCAGATTTTGAGTGGGGGTAAAAGATTGAGGGTCGATtttggattaaaaaaataaaaaaaactttaaaaaatccAAATTGAAGAATCTATTTAcatgtttaaaaaaattttcaacattaaaatataaatttgacCATCAAATTTGTaaactatttaaaaa is a genomic window of Arachis ipaensis cultivar K30076 chromosome B06, Araip1.1, whole genome shotgun sequence containing:
- the LOC107604998 gene encoding ACT domain-containing protein ACR6 isoform X1, producing MGCFSVFNVIDHNGNKIRDKEVIDYIQRRLENNPSFAPSFRESVGVVPTEEYTSIELTGTDRPGLLSEVCAVLADLHCNVVNAEIWTHNTRAAAVVNVTDDSSGHAIKDPVCLSRIRDLLCNVLRGSDDPKTAKTTLSPPGVTNRGRRLHQIMFADRDYDRVERAGQGRYRDRDRDRSRLPNVTVVDCIEKDYTVVTMRAKDRPKLLFDIICTLTDMQYVVYHGVVQTARTEAYQEFYIRHVDGFPISSEAERDRLVQCLEAAIERRASEGMELELCTEDRVGLLSDITRIFRENSLCIRRAEISTQDGKANDTFYVTDVTGNPVDPKIIDSIRREIGDTVLQVKHDSYLSPKSPRTTTIGFLFGNFFKARSLQNFKLIRSYS
- the LOC107604998 gene encoding ACT domain-containing protein ACR6 isoform X2; translation: MDDEYAKLIRRMNPPRVVIDNNACEDATVIQVDSVNKHGILLDVVQVLSDMNLVITKAYISSDGVEMFNVIDHNGNKIRDKEVIDYIQRRLENNPSFAPSFRESVGVVPTEEYTSIELTGTDRPGLLSEVCAVLADLHCNVVNAEIWTHNTRAAAVVNVTDDSSGHAIKDPVCLSRIRDLLCNVLRGSDDPKTAKTTLSPPGVTNRGRRLHQIMFADRDYDRVERAGQGRYRDRDRDRSRLPNVTVVDCIEKDYTVVTMRAKDRPKLLFDIICTLTDMQYVVYHGVVQTARTEAYQEFYIRHVDGFPISSEAERDRLVQCLEAAIERRASEGMELELCTEDRVGLLSDITRIFRENSLCIRRAEISTQDGKANDTFYVTDVTGNPVDPKIIDSIRREIGDTVLQVKHDSYLSPKSPRTTTIGFLFGNFFKARSLQNFKLIRSYS